The following are encoded together in the Anopheles nili chromosome 3, idAnoNiliSN_F5_01, whole genome shotgun sequence genome:
- the LOC128723910 gene encoding methionine aminopeptidase 1D, mitochondrial, translating to MRAQFPLVASSLLIVEAHAENAEKELFDLGKCNVITELGHVSSERHVPDHIVKPPYFFVRNSPSAGEGEPEIKSLKQINGMKESCVLAASILNRACSFAKVGVTTDEIDGFVHEETIKANAYPSPLRYLGFPKSVCTSVNNVACHGIPDDRKLHDGDIVNIDVTVFFNGYHGDCSKTVLVGNVDDRGRYLVESTEECLAEAILCCGPGQPICVIGKAIEKFAKRKRLTVMPAFAGHGIGSYFHGPPNILHFDNDYPGVMIPGMTFTIEPVLTLGSAEAEILEDAWTAVSVDNARSAQCEHTILITSEGCEVLTLTN from the exons ATGAGGGCACAGTTCCCACTGGTCGCTAGTTCATTGTTAATCGTGGAAGCACATGCGGAGAATGCTGAAAAAGAACT ttTCGACCTTGGAAAATGTAATGTTATTACCGAACTAGGACATGTGTCTTCGGAGAGACATGTGCCAGACCACATTGTCAAACCTCCTTACTTTTTCGTCCGTAATTCACCAAGCGCCGGTGAAGGAGAACCTGAGATTAAATCCCTCAAACAGATAAATGGTATGAAAGAGAGCTGTGTTCTTGCAGCGTCAATTTTGAATCGGGCTTGTTCCTTTGCAAAG GTTGGTGTTACAACCGACGAAATCGATGGCTTCGTTCACGAGGAAACCATAAAGGCGAATGCCTATCCCTCTCCTCTTCGATACTTGGGTTTTCCGAAATCCGTTTGTACCTCCGTGAACAATGTCGCATGCCATGGGATTCCAGACGATCGAAAATTGCACGATGGAGACATCGTCAACATAGACGTAACGGTGTTTTTCAACGGATATCATGGAGACTGCTCCAAGACCGTACTCGTAGGAAACGTGGATGATCGAGGAAGATATTTGGTAGAGAGTACTGAAGAATGTCTTGCCGAAGCGATCCTTTGTTGCGGTCCTGGACAACCAATATGTGTAATCGGGAAAGCGATTGAAAAATTTGCCAAACGTAAAAGACTTACTGTGATGCCTGCTTTCGCTGGCCATGGAATCGGGAGCTATTTTCATGGGCCGCCTAATATACTTCATTTTG ATAATGATTATCCTGGTGTGATGATTCCGGGCATGACCTTTACCATAGAGCCGGTGCTAACGTTAGGTTCAGCTGAGGCGGAAATCCTTGAAGATGCTTGGACGGCTGTATCAGTAGATAACGCCCGTAGCGCTCAGTGTGAGCATACTATTTTGATAACGAGTGAGGGTTGTGAGGTGCTTACGTTGACTAATTaa
- the LOC128723911 gene encoding ionotropic receptor 75a, producing MLKVSTHRYLNNTVSWLLVARNASQAAIQSTLWQTRGIQMNTDLLTAVQRPEADEYDLFDVYAKGRHLCKDIYQSWFGSWRQGVGFTLTTNYSAYRTRQNFNFLQLRGVTVIDRENVTSDMVDGLLSEPGLTKGIVAFVKYHYALLVVLRDFHNFTIKYRPTRGWAGRLRSGYRLGLLGVVQRHETDVAATGIIMRLSRQPELDSIHYSWAFETGFIYKITPDIGSKSEGNGFVAPFSTSVWIALLLSVALSVVVLRRLARCSERWAHRNVEPTRAIMAYVLDVVSCVAQQGVPHVSRCVPARIAVMVLLVANLVLYNYYTSTVVSGLLSAKMIGPETIAQVIDSPLKLSLTDTGYHRILLREQTLPYSTRMHDRKAVLERSPDELPLFTDVEHAVPYLRRGGHVLHCELTEVYPTIANQFTANEICELRTVEGLYKYDIRVMAFVLPKHSMYSEMFKITLMRAQETGVVKRIYRIQKIAKPICQGSATVYSVALTEVSLAFIILGAELSGATRDTNYLSPFTNTVWYATALLLLLVLLALQFAGTEQPSFSLDHCLIDMIGLIAQQGTTQTSARFPLRLVLYAVLLMNFLLYNYYAASIVGELLSGTNEGPQTIDQLAKAPLSVVFNDDSYNRALTEDNETLASVRKLNPKQRPVLTRATEVGIIRRLLKTYHHEMPPCQAGPIVHAVVLAGVATPFTILGGGMVSSLVILAAELIVHHVQRKRGLAKQHRA from the exons ATGCTCAAG GTTTCAACCCACCGGTATCTAAACAACACCGTCAGCTGGCTTTTGGTGGCTCGAAACGCCTCCCAAGCAGCGATCCAAAGCACGCTCTGGCAAACTCGGGGCATTCAAATGAACACGGACTTGCTAACGGCCGTCCAGCGCCCGGAAGCCGACGAGTACGACCTGTTCGATGTGTACGCGAAGGGACGACACCTGTGCAAGGACATATACCAGTCGTGGTTCGGTAGTTGGCGACAGGGTGTTGGATTCACCTTGACGACAAATTACAGCGCATACAGGACACGTCAGAACTTTAACTTCTTACAGCTGCGTGGAGTCACAGTG ATCGATCGAGAGAACGTCACCTCCGACATGGTGGATGGGCTGCTTAGCGAACCCGGTCTCACAAAAGGCATAGTGGCCTTCGTCAAGTATCACTACgcgttgctggtggtgttgcgaGATTTTCACAACTTTAC CATAAAATATCGACCAACACGCGGATGGGCGGGCCGGCTTCGTTCGGGCTATCGACTAGGGTTGCTTGGGGTGGTACAACGCCACGAAACGGATGTCGCCGCGACGGGCATCATCATGCGGTTGAGTCGCCAGCCGGAACTGGACTCGATCCACTACAGCTGGGCGTTCGA AACTGGTTTCATCTACAAAATCACACCGGACATTGGCAGCAAATCGGAAGGAAACGGCTTCGTCGCTCCATTTTCGACGTCCGTCTGGATCGCGCTGCTTCTCTCGGTCGCcctgtcggtggtggtgctaaGGCGGTTGGCCCGGTGTTCCGAACGGTGGGCCCATCGAAACGTGGAGCCAACTCGCGCCATTATGGCGTACGTGCTGGACGTGGTGTCATGCGTGGCCCAACAGGGCGTCCCACACGTTTCACGTTGCGTACCGGCACGCATCGCCGTCAtggtgctgctggttgctaaTTTGGTGCTGTACAACTACTACACCTCGACGGTTGTCAGCGGGTTGCTGAGCGCGAAGATGATCGGTCCGGAGACGATCGCGCAGGTGATCGACAGCCCGCTGAAGCTTTCCCTGACGGACACCGGCTATCATCGCATCCTGCTGCGG gagCAAACGCTACCGTACAGCACGCGCATGCACGATCGAAAAGCGGTTCTGGAACGATCGCCCGATGAGCTGCCCTTGTTTACGGACGTTGAGCATGCGGTGCCTTATCTGCGACGCGGTGGCCACGTGCTGCATTGCGAGCTGACGGAGGTTTATCCCACGATCGCCAACCAATTCACCGCCAACGAGATATGCGAGCTTCGGACG GTCGAGGGTCTGTACAAGTATGACATCCGCGTGATGGCATTCGTCCTGCCAAAACACAGCATGTACAGTGAGATGTTTAAAATCAC GTTGATGCGGGCACAGGAAACGGGCGTCGTAAAGCGGATTTATAGGATCCAGAAGATAGCCAAACCGATCTGCCAGGGAAGTGCAACGGTCTACTCGGTGGCGCTGACCGAGGTTTCGCTGGCGTTCATTATATTAGGAG CGGAACTAAGCGGTGCAACCCGAGACACCAACTACTTATCACCTTTCACTAACACCGTGTGGTATGCGACCGCATTACTTCTGCTTCTCGTGCTGCTGGCATTGCAATTCGCGGGCACCGAGCAGCCATCGTTCTCCCTCGATCACTGTTTGATCGACATGATCGGATTGATCGCCCAACAGGGCACAACGCAGACATCTGCCAGGTTTCCCCTGCGGCTAGTGTTGTACGCAGTGTTGCTGATGAATTTCCTTCTGTACAACTACTACGCCGCCTCGATCGTCGGAGAGTTGCTGAGTGGCACCAATGAGGGTCCCCAAACGATCGACCAACTGGCGAAAGCCCCACTATCGGTGGTGTTTAACGATGACTCCTACAATCGAGCCCTTACCGAG GACAACGAGACGCTAGCCAGCGTACGGAAACTCAACCCCAAACAG CGACCGGT GTTGACTCGGGCGACGGAAGTGGGCATAATTCGGCGGTTGCTAAAAACGTACCACCACGAAATGCCACCCTGCCAAGCCGGACCGATCGTGCACGCCGTCGTGCTCGCAGGAGTTGCGACCCCATTCACCATTTTAGGTG GTGGAATGGTGAGCTCTCTCGTGATCCTCGCAGCCGAACTGATCGTTCACCACGTGCAGAGAAAGCGTGGCTTAGCGAAACAGCACCGCGCCTAA